Proteins from a genomic interval of Acidimicrobiales bacterium:
- a CDS encoding CoA pyrophosphatase gives MSAQAVTARGGDQIIPTPPGARPGRPAPWAGLSPAERSIDVERIREAFATGPPPVRSPAEAAGARASAVLAACFDEGDGASVVLTRRARHLRSHRGEVAFPGGGREGDESLWATALREAWEEVSLDPRAVEPVGELDHLSTVTSRAFIVPFVGALPAPPARLEPDPAEVDRVLVVPFAELLLDGVYREELWRWGDEHERPIHFFELHGDTVWGATAAMLRSFLVRALGLPRDDRMPI, from the coding sequence GTGAGCGCGCAGGCGGTGACCGCCCGGGGCGGCGACCAGATCATCCCCACGCCCCCGGGCGCCCGACCGGGCCGTCCCGCCCCGTGGGCCGGGCTGTCGCCGGCCGAGCGGTCTATCGACGTCGAGCGGATCCGGGAGGCCTTCGCCACCGGCCCGCCCCCGGTGCGATCACCGGCGGAGGCGGCCGGGGCGCGTGCCTCGGCGGTGCTCGCCGCCTGCTTCGACGAGGGCGACGGGGCGTCGGTCGTGCTGACCCGCCGGGCCCGGCACCTGCGGTCGCACCGCGGCGAGGTGGCGTTCCCCGGGGGCGGCCGGGAGGGCGACGAGTCGCTGTGGGCGACGGCGCTGCGCGAGGCGTGGGAGGAGGTGTCGCTCGACCCCAGGGCCGTGGAGCCGGTGGGCGAGCTCGACCACCTGTCCACCGTCACCAGTCGGGCGTTCATCGTGCCGTTCGTGGGTGCCCTGCCGGCGCCCCCCGCCCGCCTCGAGCCCGACCCGGCCGAGGTCGACCGGGTCCTGGTCGTGCCCTTTGCCGAGCTGCTCCTCGACGGCGTCTATCGGGAGGAGCTGTGGCGGTGGGGAGACGAGCACGAGCGCCCGATCCACTTCTTCGAGCTGCACGGCGACACGGTGTGGGGCGCCACCGCGGCGATGCTCCGCAGCTTTCTGGTGCGCGCGCTGGGCCTACCCCGCGACGACCGGATGCCGATCTGA
- the groL gene encoding chaperonin GroEL (60 kDa chaperone family; promotes refolding of misfolded polypeptides especially under stressful conditions; forms two stacked rings of heptamers to form a barrel-shaped 14mer; ends can be capped by GroES; misfolded proteins enter the barrel where they are refolded when GroES binds) has protein sequence MSKILKFDEDARRSLEAGVDKLANAVKVTLGPRGRNVVLEKKFGAPTITNDGVSIAREIELEDPFENMGAQLVKEVATKTNDIAGDGTTTATVLAQALVHEGLRNVAAGASPMGLKKGIDKAVEAAVKSIAKQARDIEDPTEIAQVATISANNDATIGKVLADAIDKVGKDGVVTVEESQTFGMELDFTEGMQFDKGYLSPYFVTDPERQEAVLDQPYILLVNGKISSVHDLVPVLEKVMQSGKQMLIVAEDVEGEALATLVVNKIRGTFASVAVKAPGFGERRKAMLQDMAILTGGQVIAEEVGLKLDNTTLDLLGTARKVVITKDDTTIVDGGGTEDEVKGRIAQIRAEIENTDSDWDREKLQERLAKLAGGVAIVRVGAATEVELKEKKHRIEDALSATRAAIEEGIVPGGGTALIRARAAVSKLKLEGDEATGAKAVHKALVAPAFWIANNAGIEGSIAVQEIERETGTIGLNAATGQYEDLLKAGVIDPAKVTRAALQNAASIAGLLLTTEALITDKPEEEGAAPAMPGGGGMGGMGGMGGMGF, from the coding sequence ATGTCCAAGATCCTGAAGTTCGACGAGGACGCACGCCGCAGCCTCGAGGCCGGCGTCGACAAGCTCGCCAACGCCGTCAAGGTCACGCTCGGCCCCCGCGGTCGCAACGTCGTCCTCGAGAAGAAGTTCGGCGCCCCCACCATCACCAACGACGGCGTGTCCATCGCTCGCGAGATCGAGCTCGAAGACCCCTTCGAGAACATGGGCGCCCAGCTGGTGAAGGAGGTGGCCACCAAGACCAACGACATCGCTGGTGACGGCACCACCACCGCCACCGTGCTGGCCCAGGCCCTGGTGCACGAGGGCCTCCGCAACGTCGCCGCAGGCGCCAGCCCCATGGGGCTCAAGAAGGGCATCGACAAGGCCGTCGAGGCCGCCGTCAAGTCCATCGCCAAGCAGGCCCGCGACATCGAGGACCCGACCGAGATCGCCCAGGTCGCCACCATCTCGGCCAACAACGACGCCACCATCGGCAAGGTGCTCGCCGACGCCATCGACAAGGTCGGCAAGGACGGCGTCGTCACCGTCGAGGAGTCGCAGACCTTCGGCATGGAGCTCGACTTCACCGAGGGCATGCAGTTCGACAAGGGCTACCTCTCGCCCTACTTCGTGACCGACCCCGAGCGCCAGGAGGCGGTCCTCGACCAGCCGTACATCCTGCTGGTGAACGGCAAGATCTCGTCGGTGCACGACCTCGTGCCCGTCCTCGAGAAGGTCATGCAGTCCGGCAAGCAGATGCTGATCGTCGCCGAGGACGTCGAGGGCGAGGCCCTCGCCACCCTCGTGGTCAACAAGATCCGCGGCACCTTCGCCTCGGTGGCCGTCAAGGCCCCCGGCTTCGGCGAGCGTCGCAAGGCGATGCTCCAGGACATGGCCATCCTCACCGGTGGCCAGGTCATCGCCGAGGAGGTCGGCCTCAAGCTCGACAACACCACGCTCGACCTGCTCGGCACCGCCCGCAAGGTGGTCATCACCAAGGACGACACCACGATCGTCGACGGTGGCGGCACCGAGGACGAGGTCAAGGGCCGCATCGCCCAGATCCGGGCCGAGATCGAGAACACCGACTCGGACTGGGACCGCGAGAAGCTCCAGGAGCGCCTGGCCAAGCTCGCCGGTGGCGTCGCCATCGTGCGCGTGGGTGCCGCAACCGAGGTGGAGCTCAAGGAGAAGAAGCACCGCATCGAGGACGCCCTCTCCGCCACCCGGGCCGCCATCGAGGAGGGCATCGTCCCCGGTGGGGGCACCGCCCTCATCCGGGCCCGCGCTGCCGTCTCGAAGCTCAAGCTCGAGGGCGACGAGGCCACCGGCGCCAAGGCCGTGCACAAGGCCCTGGTCGCTCCGGCGTTCTGGATCGCCAACAACGCCGGCATCGAGGGCTCGATCGCCGTCCAGGAGATCGAGCGTGAGACCGGAACCATCGGTCTCAACGCCGCCACCGGCCAGTACGAGGACCTGCTCAAGGCAGGGGTCATCGACCCCGCCAAGGTCACCCGTGCGGCCCTGCAGAACGCGGCGTCGATCGCCGGACTGCTCCTCACCACCGAGGCCCTCATCACCGACAAGCCGGAAGAGGAGGGCGCTGCGCCCGCCATGCCCGGCGGCGGCGGCATGGGCGGCATGGGTGGCATGGGCGGCATGGGGTTCTAG
- the groES gene encoding co-chaperone GroES, with translation MKLQPLEDRIVVRANESEATTASGLVIPDTAKEKPQQGEVLAAGPGRHSEQTGEIIPLGVSVGDTVVYSKYGGTEITVDGEDLLILTSRDVLAIVTK, from the coding sequence ATGAAGCTCCAGCCCCTCGAGGACCGCATCGTCGTGCGTGCCAACGAGTCGGAGGCCACCACCGCCTCCGGCCTGGTCATCCCCGACACCGCCAAGGAGAAGCCGCAGCAGGGCGAGGTCCTCGCTGCCGGCCCCGGCCGCCACTCGGAGCAGACGGGCGAGATCATCCCCCTCGGCGTCAGCGTCGGCGACACCGTCGTCTACTCCAAGTACGGCGGCACCGAGATCACCGTCGACGGTGAGGACCTCCTGATCCTCACCAGCCGCGACGTCCTCGCCATCGTCACCAAGTAG
- the tsaD gene encoding tRNA (adenosine(37)-N6)-threonylcarbamoyltransferase complex transferase subunit TsaD: MTVDLSPDALVLGIETSCDETAAAVVRGGRDVLSSVVSSQIDLHARFGGVVPEIASRAHVELLTPVLAEALVEAGLDDGNVDAVACTVGPGLVGSLLVGVAAAKALALVWDVPFVGVNHLEAHFYASFLEEPALEPPLLVLLVSGGHTLFVEFQGHGAYRVLGSTIDDAAGEAFDKVARYLGLGYPGGPAIDRVAMDGDPEAIAFPRPMLDRGFDVSFSGLKTAVVNHVRKHPEVSTPDVAASFQAAVVDVLVHKARLAARQVGAKGLSLAGGVAANSALRERILDVCEEDGLQAFLPSREMCTDNAAMVAAAGWYRLRSDGPTGLDAGANPNLRLTTTLD; encoded by the coding sequence GTGACGGTCGATCTCAGCCCCGACGCCCTGGTGCTCGGCATCGAGACCAGCTGCGACGAGACGGCGGCAGCGGTGGTGCGGGGCGGCCGCGACGTGCTCTCGTCGGTCGTGTCCAGCCAGATCGACCTGCACGCCCGCTTCGGCGGCGTGGTGCCCGAGATCGCCAGTCGGGCGCATGTGGAGCTGCTGACCCCTGTGCTGGCGGAGGCGCTGGTGGAGGCCGGCCTCGACGACGGCAACGTCGACGCCGTGGCGTGCACCGTGGGGCCGGGCCTGGTGGGGTCGCTCCTGGTTGGGGTGGCCGCAGCCAAGGCGCTGGCCCTGGTGTGGGACGTGCCGTTCGTGGGGGTCAACCACCTAGAGGCCCACTTCTACGCCTCGTTCCTCGAGGAGCCCGCGCTCGAGCCGCCGCTGCTGGTGCTGCTGGTGTCGGGCGGCCACACCCTCTTCGTGGAGTTCCAGGGCCACGGGGCCTATCGCGTCCTCGGATCGACCATCGACGACGCCGCCGGCGAGGCGTTCGACAAGGTCGCCCGCTACCTCGGCCTCGGCTACCCGGGCGGGCCCGCCATCGACCGAGTGGCGATGGACGGTGACCCCGAGGCCATCGCCTTCCCGCGCCCCATGCTCGACCGCGGCTTCGATGTCTCGTTCTCGGGGCTGAAGACGGCGGTGGTGAACCACGTGCGCAAGCACCCCGAGGTGTCGACCCCCGACGTGGCCGCCAGCTTCCAGGCCGCCGTGGTCGACGTGCTGGTCCACAAGGCCCGCCTGGCGGCGCGCCAGGTGGGCGCCAAGGGGCTGAGCCTGGCCGGCGGGGTGGCGGCCAACTCCGCGCTGCGCGAGCGCATCCTCGACGTCTGCGAGGAGGACGGCCTGCAGGCCTTCCTGCCCAGCCGGGAGATGTGCACCGACAACGCCGCCATGGTCGCGGCGGCCGGCTGGTACCGGCTCCGCTCCGACGGGCCCACCGGTCTCGACGCCGGCGCCAACCCCAACCTCCGCCTCACCACCACCCTCGATTGA
- the rimI gene encoding ribosomal protein S18-alanine N-acetyltransferase codes for MNRRAGADSAVFDGPGRPGLEVRVAPLRRRFLRGVMRIETQVYARPWSLGLFMSELSLRDSRVYRVARVNGAVVGYAGLMLTGSDGHITTVAVDPEWRRRGIATRLMLAISRAGVAAGCSSLTLEVRVANDEAQELYRRFGFAPAGVRKNYYAETNEDALIMWAHDVDLPAYVERLAGIEAAIPGTTVEEGEA; via the coding sequence GTGAACCGCCGGGCCGGCGCCGACAGCGCCGTGTTCGACGGCCCGGGACGCCCCGGTCTCGAGGTCCGCGTGGCCCCGTTGCGTCGTCGCTTCCTCCGCGGCGTGATGCGCATCGAGACGCAGGTGTACGCCCGGCCCTGGTCGCTCGGGCTGTTCATGTCCGAGCTCTCACTGCGTGACAGCCGCGTGTATCGGGTGGCCCGCGTCAACGGGGCGGTCGTCGGCTACGCCGGGCTCATGCTCACCGGTTCCGACGGCCACATCACCACCGTCGCCGTCGACCCCGAGTGGCGCCGGCGCGGGATCGCCACCCGGCTGATGCTCGCCATCTCCCGCGCCGGTGTCGCCGCCGGCTGCTCGAGCCTCACACTCGAGGTCCGGGTGGCCAACGACGAGGCCCAGGAGCTCTACCGCCGGTTCGGCTTCGCCCCGGCCGGCGTCCGCAAGAACTACTACGCCGAGACCAATGAGGACGCGCTGATCATGTGGGCCCACGACGTCGACCTGCCCGCCTACGTCGAGCGGCTCGCCGGCATCGAGGCGGCGATCCCGGGCACCACGGTCGAGGAGGGGGAGGCGTGA